The following proteins are encoded in a genomic region of Ornithodoros turicata isolate Travis chromosome 6, ASM3712646v1, whole genome shotgun sequence:
- the LOC135396682 gene encoding uncharacterized protein K02A2.6-like isoform X1 produces the protein MPENTPKTLHGFRKGPKPALFCGILILVVLTYVTFWNSNLLFNHLHEINRAAESICYRQKGDYLHRPQASRGTVQPGEAYTYDDFTTDAKMKPTPTMISPRMLRWSLQLGALDYQIIYRPGKEMLCADALSRLPVEDDIEDNLVDDSVQVLMVEAMQDTSWTALTAQKIADETSKDRVLRRVTRWVLQGWSKEAQETPDFFKVRNELSILRGCLLRGDRVVIPESCRQQVLQLLHAGHQGVVRTKALARSYVWWPGLDRNIEQAVGECRACQATRNAPSRCVHPWPLPNNPWERLHADFAGPFNGNTFLIVVDSFSKWPEVVPVSSMTVASTCRHLRTMFATHGIPHTLVTDNAPTFTSAEFEAFLRNNGVQHILSPAYHPASNGQAERTVQTVKQELRKRQSGDLSTRLARILLTLRTTPSSTTGRSPAELLMRRKLRTILDLVYPSRTEHDPVVPARSFAVGELVQVRQPPGQKPVWQPGRVISRVGRWIYLVEDARGFQRRCHVNQLRRDSTCLADTMQHDDDYWKFNASSETSSPHSSYEAVVSTQSDTAEAFEAEDPCPERNSDYQEAVPVLPRRSTRPRTRPLRYGVLDT, from the coding sequence TTTGTTACAGGCAGAAGGGTGACTATTtacacagaccacaagcctctcgTGGGACTGTTCAACCCGGCGAAGCCTACACCTACGATGATTTCACCACGGATGCTAAGATGAAGCCTACACCTACGATGATTTCACCACGGATGCTAAGATGGAGCCTACAACTAGGAGCTTTGGATTACCAGATCATCTACAGGCCCGGAAAAGAGATGCTGTGCGCCGACGCTCTCAGTCGCCTTCCCGTTGAAGATGACATTGAGGACAACCTTGTGGACGACAGCGTGCAAGTCCTTATGGTGGAGGCTATGCAAGACACGTCTTGGACTGCTTTGACTGCCCAGAAGATTGCGGATGAGACCAGCAAAGACAGAGTGCTGAGAAGAGTTACGCGTTGGGTTCTACAGGGATGGTCAAAAGAGGCACAAGAGACTCCTGATTTTTTCAAGGTACGAAACGAACTTTCTATCCTCAGAGGATGTCTGTTACGAGGTGACCGCGTTGTGATCCCAGAGAGCTGCAGACAGCAGGTCCTTCAGTTGTTACACGCAGGTCATCAAGGAGTAGTGCGCACCAAGGCCCTGGCAAGAAGCTACGTTTGGTGGCCGGGGTTAGACCGGAATATTGAACAGGCCGTGGGCGAATGTAGGGCATGTCAAGCCACAAGAAATGCACCGTCACGTTGTGTGCATCCATGGCCGCTGCCGAATAACCCGTGGGAAAGACTGCATGCAGACTTCGCAGGACCTTTCAATGGGAACACATTTCTTATTGTAGTGGACTCATTTTCAAAATGGCCAGAAGTGGTTCCGGTGTCGTCCATGACTGTGGCATCTACGTGTCGGCACCTGAGAACCATGTTCGCAACTCACGGCATACCGCACACGTTGGTGACTGATAATGCGCCAACGTTCACTTCAGCAGAGTTTGAGGCTTTCCTCAGGAACAATGGAGTACAGCACATCTTATCCCCAGCTTATCACCCTGCAAGCAATGGGCAAGCGGAGCGAACAGTGCAAACGGTAAAGCAAGAACTCCGCAAACGTCAGTCTGGCGACCTTTCTACACGACTGGCACGTATTTTATTAACCTTGCGGACCACTCCAAGTTCAACTACTGGCCGGTCCCCAGCAGAATTGTTGATGCGTCGCAAGTTACGAACGATATTAGACTTAGTGTACCCGAGTCGTACTGAGCATGACCCTGTTGTCCCAGCTCGTTCTTTTGCAGTTGGAGAGCTTGTCCAGGTTCGTCAACCACCAGGTCAGAAACCAGTATGGCAGCCGGGTCGAGTCATCTCGAGGGTAGGACGTTGGATCTACCTCGTCGAGGACGCTAGGGGTTTTCAACGCCGTTGCCACGTGAACCAACTGCGGCGGGATTCCACATGTCTGGCGGACACTATGCAACACGACGACGACTACTGGAAGTTCAACGCGTCGTCGGAGACGTCAAGTCCGCATAGCTCATACGAAGCTGTGGTCTCCACGCAATCAGATACAGCAGAGGCGTTCGAAGCGGAAGACCCATGTCCGGAACGCAACTCCGATTACCAAGAAGCAGTGCCGGTCCTTCCTCGAAGATCAACTCGTCCAAGAACAAGACCCCTGCGCTATGGTGTTTTGGACACTTAA
- the LOC135396682 gene encoding uncharacterized protein K02A2.6-like isoform X2 produces MISPRMLRWSLQLGALDYQIIYRPGKEMLCADALSRLPVEDDIEDNLVDDSVQVLMVEAMQDTSWTALTAQKIADETSKDRVLRRVTRWVLQGWSKEAQETPDFFKVRNELSILRGCLLRGDRVVIPESCRQQVLQLLHAGHQGVVRTKALARSYVWWPGLDRNIEQAVGECRACQATRNAPSRCVHPWPLPNNPWERLHADFAGPFNGNTFLIVVDSFSKWPEVVPVSSMTVASTCRHLRTMFATHGIPHTLVTDNAPTFTSAEFEAFLRNNGVQHILSPAYHPASNGQAERTVQTVKQELRKRQSGDLSTRLARILLTLRTTPSSTTGRSPAELLMRRKLRTILDLVYPSRTEHDPVVPARSFAVGELVQVRQPPGQKPVWQPGRVISRVGRWIYLVEDARGFQRRCHVNQLRRDSTCLADTMQHDDDYWKFNASSETSSPHSSYEAVVSTQSDTAEAFEAEDPCPERNSDYQEAVPVLPRRSTRPRTRPLRYGVLDT; encoded by the coding sequence ATGATTTCACCACGGATGCTAAGATGGAGCCTACAACTAGGAGCTTTGGATTACCAGATCATCTACAGGCCCGGAAAAGAGATGCTGTGCGCCGACGCTCTCAGTCGCCTTCCCGTTGAAGATGACATTGAGGACAACCTTGTGGACGACAGCGTGCAAGTCCTTATGGTGGAGGCTATGCAAGACACGTCTTGGACTGCTTTGACTGCCCAGAAGATTGCGGATGAGACCAGCAAAGACAGAGTGCTGAGAAGAGTTACGCGTTGGGTTCTACAGGGATGGTCAAAAGAGGCACAAGAGACTCCTGATTTTTTCAAGGTACGAAACGAACTTTCTATCCTCAGAGGATGTCTGTTACGAGGTGACCGCGTTGTGATCCCAGAGAGCTGCAGACAGCAGGTCCTTCAGTTGTTACACGCAGGTCATCAAGGAGTAGTGCGCACCAAGGCCCTGGCAAGAAGCTACGTTTGGTGGCCGGGGTTAGACCGGAATATTGAACAGGCCGTGGGCGAATGTAGGGCATGTCAAGCCACAAGAAATGCACCGTCACGTTGTGTGCATCCATGGCCGCTGCCGAATAACCCGTGGGAAAGACTGCATGCAGACTTCGCAGGACCTTTCAATGGGAACACATTTCTTATTGTAGTGGACTCATTTTCAAAATGGCCAGAAGTGGTTCCGGTGTCGTCCATGACTGTGGCATCTACGTGTCGGCACCTGAGAACCATGTTCGCAACTCACGGCATACCGCACACGTTGGTGACTGATAATGCGCCAACGTTCACTTCAGCAGAGTTTGAGGCTTTCCTCAGGAACAATGGAGTACAGCACATCTTATCCCCAGCTTATCACCCTGCAAGCAATGGGCAAGCGGAGCGAACAGTGCAAACGGTAAAGCAAGAACTCCGCAAACGTCAGTCTGGCGACCTTTCTACACGACTGGCACGTATTTTATTAACCTTGCGGACCACTCCAAGTTCAACTACTGGCCGGTCCCCAGCAGAATTGTTGATGCGTCGCAAGTTACGAACGATATTAGACTTAGTGTACCCGAGTCGTACTGAGCATGACCCTGTTGTCCCAGCTCGTTCTTTTGCAGTTGGAGAGCTTGTCCAGGTTCGTCAACCACCAGGTCAGAAACCAGTATGGCAGCCGGGTCGAGTCATCTCGAGGGTAGGACGTTGGATCTACCTCGTCGAGGACGCTAGGGGTTTTCAACGCCGTTGCCACGTGAACCAACTGCGGCGGGATTCCACATGTCTGGCGGACACTATGCAACACGACGACGACTACTGGAAGTTCAACGCGTCGTCGGAGACGTCAAGTCCGCATAGCTCATACGAAGCTGTGGTCTCCACGCAATCAGATACAGCAGAGGCGTTCGAAGCGGAAGACCCATGTCCGGAACGCAACTCCGATTACCAAGAAGCAGTGCCGGTCCTTCCTCGAAGATCAACTCGTCCAAGAACAAGACCCCTGCGCTATGGTGTTTTGGACACTTAA